The Synchiropus splendidus isolate RoL2022-P1 chromosome 1, RoL_Sspl_1.0, whole genome shotgun sequence genome includes a window with the following:
- the LOC128752558 gene encoding tubulin alpha-1A chain-like, with the protein MRECISIHIGQAGTQIGNACWELFCLEHGIQPDGLMPSDKTTAVGDDSCTTFFSETGAGKHVPRAIFFDLEPTVIDEVRSGTYRQLFHPEQLITGKEDASNNYARGHYTIGKEFIDLVLDRTRKLADQCNGLQGFLIIHSFGGGTGSGFTSLLMERLSVEYGKKSKLEFAVYPAPQVSTAVVEPYNSILTTHTTLEHSDCAFMVDNEAIYDICLRNLDIERPTYSNLNRLIGQIVSSITASLRFDGALNVDLTEFQTNLVPYPRIHFPMATYAPVISAEKAYHEQLSVADITNACFEPSNQMVKCDPRHGKYMACCLLYRGDVVPKDVNAAIASIKTKRTIQFVDWCPTGFKVGVNYQPPTVVPGGDLAKVQRAVCMLSNTTAIAEAWARLDHKFDLMYAKRAFVHWYVGEGMEEGEFTEAREDMSALEKDYEEVGTDSVEDEGEDEGEEY; encoded by the exons ATG CGTGAGTGTATTTCCATTCACATTGGCCAGGCTGGAACCCAGATtggcaatgcatgctgggagctCTTCTGTCTGGAGCACGGTATACAGCCAGATGGTCTGATGCCAAGTGACAAGACCACTGCAGTCGGTGATGACTCCTGTACCACATTCTTCAGTGAGACGGGAGCTGGCAAACATGTTCCCAGAGCCATCTTTTTTGACTTGGAGCCTACTGTCATAg ATGAAGTTCGCTCTGGAACGTACCGCCAGCTCTTCCACCCTGAACAACTGATAACTGGGAAGGAAGACGCCTCCAACAACTACGCCCGTGGCCACTACACCATAGGGAAGGAGTTCATTGATCTGGTTCTCGACAGGACACGAAAACTG GCTGATCAGTGTAATGGACTCCAAGGTTTCCTAATAATACACTCCTTCGGTGGAGGAACTGGCTCAGGTTTCACCTCCTTACTGATGGAGCGTCTCTCTGTCGAATACGGGAAAAAGTCCAAGCTGGAGTTTGCTGTTTACCCTGCACCTCAGgtgtccactgctgtggtggagCCATATAACTCCATCTTGACCACTCACACCACCCTGGAGCACTCTGACTGTGCCTTCATGGTGGACAATGAGGCCATATATGACATCTGCCTACGAAATCTGGATATTGAACGACCCACCTACAGCAACCTGAATCGTCTTATTGGTCAAAttgtctcctccatcactgcctCACTGCGCTTTGATGGAGCCCTGAATGTGGATCTGACAGAGTTCCAAACCAATCTGGTTCCATATCCACGTATCCACTTCCCAATGGCCACTTATGCCCCGGTCATCTCTGCAGAGAAGGCTTACCATGAGCAGCTGTCAGTGGCAGACATCACCAATGCCTGTTTTGAGCCATCAAATCAGATGGTGAAATGTGACCCTCGCCATGGGAAGTACATGGCATGTTGCCTACTGTACCGCGGCGACGTGGTGCCCAAAGACGTCAATGCGGCAATTGCCAGCATCAAGACCAAACGCACCATTCAGTTTGTAGACTGGTGTCCCACTGGCTTCAAGGTTGGGGTCAACTACCAACCGCCCACTGTGGTTCCTGGAGGAGACTTGGCCAAAGTGCAGCGAGCTGTGTGCATGCTGAGCAACACCACAGCCATTGCTGAGGCCTGGGCTCGACTGGACCACAAGTTCGACCTCATGTATGCCAAGAGGGCCTTTGTTCATTGGTATGTGGGCGAGGGAATGGAGGAGGGAGAGTTCACCGAGGCTCGTGAAGACATGTCTGCGCTGGAGAAGGACTACGAGGAGGTGGGAACTGATAGCGTagaggatgaaggagaggacGAGGGGGAAGAATATTAA
- the LOC128752560 gene encoding tubulin alpha-1A chain-like, which produces MRECISIHIGQAGTQIGNACWELFCLEHGIQPDGLMPSDKTIAGEDSFNTFFSETGAGKHVPRAIFLDLEPTVIDEVRTGTYRQLFHPEQLITGKEDASNNYARGHYTIGKEVIDLVLNRTRKLADQCTGLQGFLIFHSFGGGTGSGFTSLLMERLSVEYGKKSKLEFAIYPAPQVSTAVVEPYNSILTTHTTLEHSDCAFMVDNEAIYDICRKNLDIERPTYSNLNRLIGQIVSSITASLRFDGALNVDLTEFQTNLVPYPRIHFPLATYAPVISAEKAYHEQLSVADITNACFEPSNQMVKCDPRHGKYMACCLLYRGDVVPKDVNSAIANIKTKRTIQFVDWCPTGFKVGVNYQPPTVVPGGDLAKVQRAVCMLSNTTAIAEAWARLDHKFDLMYAKRAFVHWYVGEGMEEGEFTEAREDMAALEKDYEEVGTDSVGDEGEEEGEEY; this is translated from the exons CGTGAGTGTATTTCAATTCACATTGGCCAGGCTGGAACCCAGATtggcaatgcatgctgggagctGTTCTGTTTGGAGCATGGCATTCAGCCAGATGGTCTGATGCCAAGTGACAAGACTATCGCAGGGGAAGACTCTTTCAATACTTTCTTTAGCGAAACTGGAGCTGGCAAACACGTTCCCAGAGCCATCTTCCTGGACTTGGAGCCAACAGTCATTG ATGAGGTCCGTACAGGAACTTATCGCCAGCTCTTCCACCCTGAACAACTGATAACTGGGAAGGAAGATGCCTCAAACAACTACGCCCGTGGCCACTACACCATTGGAAAGGAGGTCATTGACCTGGTCCTAAACAGAACACGAAAACTG GCTGACCAATGTACTGGACTCCAGGGCTTCCTCATCTTTCACTCCTTCGGAGGAGGAACAGGGTCTGGGTTCACCTCCTTACTGATGGAGCGTCTCTCTGTCGAATACGGGAAAAAGTCCAAGCTGGAGTTTGCCATTTACCCTGCACCTCAGGTGTCCACTGCAGTTGTGGAACCATATAACTCCATCTTGACCACGCACACCACCCTGGAGCACTCTGACTGTGCCTTCATGGTGGACAATGAGGCCATATATGACATCTGCCGCAAGAACCTGGACATCGAGCGACCCACCTACAGCAACCTTAACAGGCTGATAGGGCAGATagtctcctccatcactgcctCACTGCGCTTTGATGGAGCCCTGAATGTGGATCTGACAGAGTTCCAAACCAATCTGGTTCCATATCCACGTATCCACTTCCCTCTGGCCACTTATGCCCCGGTCATCTCTGCAGAGAAGGCTTACCATGAGCAGCTGTCAGTGGCAGACATCACCAATGCCTGTTTTGAGCCATCAAATCAGATGGTGAAATGTGACCCTCGCCATGGGAAGTACATGGCATGTTGCCTACTGTACCGCGGCGACGTGGTGCCCAAAGACGTCAACTCAGCGATCGCCAATATCAAGACCAAGCGCACCATTCAGTTTGTAGACTGGTGTCCCACTGGCTTCAAGGTTGGGGTCAACTACCAACCGCCCACTGTGGTTCCTGGAGGAGACTTGGCCAAAGTGCAGCGAGCTGTGTGCATGCTGAGCAACACCACAGCCATTGCTGAGGCCTGGGCTCGACTGGACCACAAGTTCGACCTCATGTATGCCAAGAGGGCCTTTGTTCATTGGTATGTGGGCGAGGGAATGGAGGAGGGAGAGTTCACCGAGGCTCGTGAAGACATGGCCGCTCTGGAGAAGGACTACGAGGAGGTGGGAACTGACAGTGTTGGAGacgaaggtgaagaggagggagaagagtaCTAA